A region from the Bacillus alveayuensis genome encodes:
- a CDS encoding DNA gyrase subunit A (product_source=KO:K02469; cath_funfam=2.120.10.90,3.90.199.10; cog=COG0188; ko=KO:K02469; pfam=PF00521,PF03989; smart=SM00434; superfamily=101904,56719; tigrfam=TIGR01063), translating to MPENNKSQIREVNISQEMRSSFLDYAMSVIVSRALPDVRDGLKPVHRRILYAMHDLGMTPDKPYKKSARIVGEVIGKYHPHGDAAVYDTMVRMAQDFNYRYMLVDGHGNFGSVDGDAAAAMRYTEARMSKISMELLRDINKDTIDYQDNYDGSEKEPVVLPSRFPNLLVNGAAGIAVGMATNIPPHQLGEVIDGVLALSKDPDITVAQLMEIIPGPDFPTAGQIIGKGGIRKAYETGRGTITVRAKVEIEETSNGKQSIIVTELPYQVNKAKLIEKIADLVREKKIEGISDLRDESDRNGMRIVIEVRKDANANVLLNNLYKQTALQTTFGINMLALVNGEPKVLNLKQTLMHYLDHQKVVIRRRTEYELKKAEARAHILEGLRIALDHLDEVINLIRNSRTTDIARQGLMEQFSLTEKQAQAILDMRLQRLTGLEREKIEEEYKELVKLISDLKAILASEEKVLEIIRKELLEIKEKFNDERRTEIIVTGIEAIEDEDLIPKENIVITLTHNGYIKRLPVSTYRSQKRGGRGIQGMGTNEDDFVEHLITTSTHNTILFFTNKGKVYRAKGYEIPEYGRTAKGIPIINLLEIDRDEWVNAIIPVSEFVDNWFLFFTTKDGICKRSPLSQFAHIRTSGLIALTLREGDELISARLTDGSKDIIIGTKKGMLIRFPETDVRTMGRTATGVKGISLEDDDQVVGMEVLEKNVDVLIVTQNGYGKRTHESEYRIQSRGGKGLKTCNITEKNGEVVAVKAVTGEEDLMIVTAAGVIIRMDVNDISTMGRNTVGVKLIKLEENEHVSTVALVDKEDQNDEESECEQDVEE from the coding sequence ATGCCGGAAAATAATAAGTCCCAAATTCGTGAAGTGAATATTAGTCAAGAGATGCGATCATCCTTTTTGGATTATGCGATGAGTGTAATTGTGTCGCGTGCCTTGCCGGATGTTCGTGATGGACTAAAGCCCGTTCATAGAAGAATTTTGTATGCAATGCATGATCTAGGTATGACGCCTGACAAGCCTTATAAAAAATCGGCACGTATAGTCGGTGAAGTCATTGGTAAGTATCATCCCCACGGTGACGCAGCTGTCTATGACACAATGGTACGTATGGCGCAAGATTTCAACTATCGCTATATGCTTGTAGATGGTCATGGAAACTTCGGATCAGTAGATGGGGATGCAGCTGCCGCCATGCGTTATACTGAGGCAAGAATGTCTAAAATTTCAATGGAGCTTTTACGCGACATTAATAAAGATACGATTGACTATCAAGACAACTATGATGGTTCAGAAAAAGAACCAGTTGTCCTCCCATCGCGCTTCCCGAACTTACTTGTTAATGGTGCAGCAGGTATCGCTGTTGGAATGGCAACCAATATTCCCCCTCATCAGCTCGGGGAAGTTATCGATGGTGTGCTTGCCTTAAGTAAGGATCCAGATATAACGGTAGCGCAGTTAATGGAAATTATCCCAGGCCCTGATTTCCCAACAGCTGGACAAATTATTGGGAAAGGTGGAATACGCAAAGCCTATGAGACTGGTCGAGGAACGATAACCGTACGTGCGAAAGTAGAAATTGAAGAAACATCAAACGGTAAACAATCCATTATTGTAACTGAGCTACCTTACCAAGTCAATAAGGCCAAGCTCATTGAAAAAATTGCTGACCTTGTACGTGAAAAAAAGATTGAAGGTATTTCTGATTTACGTGATGAATCAGACCGCAATGGAATGAGAATCGTTATTGAAGTCCGAAAAGATGCAAATGCGAATGTACTTTTAAACAATTTGTATAAACAAACGGCATTACAAACAACGTTTGGAATAAACATGCTCGCATTAGTCAATGGAGAGCCGAAGGTATTAAATTTAAAACAAACATTAATGCACTATTTAGATCACCAAAAGGTAGTGATTCGTCGTCGTACGGAATATGAATTAAAGAAGGCTGAGGCCCGTGCCCATATTTTAGAGGGTTTAAGAATAGCTTTAGACCATTTAGATGAGGTTATTAATTTAATTCGGAATTCACGGACAACAGATATTGCTCGGCAAGGATTAATGGAACAATTTTCTTTAACTGAAAAGCAAGCACAAGCCATTTTAGATATGAGACTCCAACGTTTAACGGGTCTAGAACGTGAAAAAATTGAAGAGGAATACAAAGAGCTTGTAAAGCTCATCAGTGATTTAAAAGCAATTTTAGCAAGTGAAGAAAAAGTATTAGAGATCATTCGCAAAGAGCTGCTTGAAATAAAAGAGAAATTTAATGATGAAAGACGGACAGAAATCATTGTAACAGGTATTGAAGCAATTGAAGATGAAGATCTCATTCCAAAAGAAAATATTGTCATTACGCTCACACATAACGGATATATTAAGCGGCTGCCAGTTTCCACGTATCGCAGTCAAAAACGTGGTGGCCGTGGAATCCAAGGGATGGGGACGAATGAAGATGATTTCGTTGAGCATCTTATTACGACTAGTACCCATAATACGATATTATTCTTTACAAATAAAGGAAAAGTATATCGTGCAAAAGGGTATGAAATTCCAGAATATGGACGTACAGCAAAAGGAATCCCAATTATTAACTTATTAGAAATTGATCGTGATGAATGGGTAAATGCCATAATCCCAGTGTCGGAATTTGTCGACAACTGGTTTTTATTCTTTACTACAAAAGATGGAATTTGTAAACGATCCCCATTATCACAATTTGCCCATATACGTACGAGCGGTTTAATTGCCTTAACTTTACGTGAAGGAGACGAACTGATTTCAGCCCGTTTAACAGACGGAAGTAAGGATATTATTATTGGAACGAAGAAAGGAATGCTTATTCGTTTTCCGGAAACGGATGTTCGTACAATGGGGCGTACAGCTACAGGAGTAAAAGGAATTAGCCTTGAAGATGATGATCAAGTCGTAGGAATGGAAGTATTAGAAAAAAATGTTGATGTATTAATTGTTACACAAAATGGTTATGGAAAAAGAACACACGAGAGCGAATACCGCATTCAAAGCCGTGGTGGAAAAGGGTTAAAAACATGTAATATTACAGAAAAGAATGGTGAGGTTGTTGCGGTTAAAGCCGTAACGGGTGAAGAAGATTTAATGATCGTGACAGCAGCAGGTGTGATTATTCGCATGGATGTCAATGATATTTCGACTATGGGAAGAAACACAGTAGGAGTTAAGCTAATTAAGTTAGAAGAAAATGAGCATGTTTCAACCGTTGCTTTAGTTGATAAGGAAGATCAGAATGATGAAGAATCAGAATGTGAACAAGATGTAGAAGAGTAA